TGATCTGGACAACCTACGCAAGCGCTACACCCGCGAACTAGACCGTGAACGAGCCGCGGAGCGGTCTCGCGTCGCCGGTGCGTGGGTGCCGATCGTCGACGATCTCGAGCGTGCCCTCGCCCACGACGGCGGGCAGCCGAACGCGGTGATCGAGGGCGTCCGAACGATTCTCGACCAGGCGGTGAAGGTACTCGACCAACTCGGCTACGCGCGTGACGACCAGACGGGTGTGCCTTTCAACCCCCAGCGTCATGAAGTCGTTGGCGTGGTCGACGCGCCCGATACCGCACCCGGCATCGTCATGGAGGTACTGCGTGCGGGATACGGGGAGGGCAGCAACCAGCTTCGGCCGGCCGCCGTTGTGGTCAGCCGACGTGAGGAGTGACCTTTAAGTGGCACGCGATTTCTACCAAGCCCTCAGGGTGTCCCGGGATGCCACCCCCGACCAGATTCAGCAGGCATTTCGTTCGTTGGCGCGCAAATTTCACCCCGATGTCAACAAGGATCCGGGCGCTGAGGACAGGTTCAAAGAGATCAACGAGGCTTACCACGTCCTGTCCGACCCGGAGACACGCAAACGGTACGACCGGTTCGGCGACGATTTCCGGCATGTCCCCGACGACTGGGAAGAGCAGGCGCGCGCAGGTGCCGGGATGGGTGGCCAAGGGGGTTTTCGCGGGGCGCCAGGGGGCGGACGGGTCCGTTACAGCACAGGAGGCTTCGGTGCCGGAGCGGGTATCAACATCGAAGATCTCTTCGGCGACATGTTCAGCGGCGGTGGGGGTTTCGGTCCGATCCCGGGTGCTGACCAAGAGGCTGAACTCGAGCTGACCGTCGAGGAGGCCTATCGCGGGGGCAAGCGACAGATCTCACTCGGCGGCCGCAACTACATGGTGAACATCCCGGCCGGCGTGGTCGATGGACAACGTATTCGACTGGCTGGGGAGGGCGGTCGCGGCCGCGGCGACGGTCCGCCAGGCGACCTATACCTGGTTGTCCACATCAAGCCGGACAAACACTTTCGACTCGACGGGCGCGATATCGTCGCGGACCTGCCGCTGTCGCCGTGGGAAGCGGTGCTTGGCGCCACGGTGGCAGTTCGGACGCCGGGTGGCGAGGCGAAAGTGAAGGTGCCCCCCGGCTCGTCCACCGGCAGACGATTGCGGTTGCGCGGGGAGGGAATGCCCAACCCGAAGGGAAAACCAGGCGACCTGTTCGCCGAAATCAAGGTCATGGTGCCGGCCAAACCGACTGCGCGGGAACGGGAACTGTTCGAGCAATTGGCTGTGGACTCCACCTTCGACCCGAGGAGGTCTCGATGACGGCACCCCGTTATGCGTTGGCGCGGCGGCCGGGGTGGTCGGTTGACCACATGGCGCATCGATCTGGCCTGCACCCGGACATGGTCCGCCGACTGGTCGCGCTTGGCCTGCTGCCGTGCACACCGGATGTCCGCGGCGAGCCGTTGTTCGACCCGTCCGCGGTAGCCGTCGTCGCCCGGATCCAACGCCTACGAACCGGTTTGGGCCTCAACTACGCGGCGATCGGGCTGGTTCTCGACCTGCTCGACCGTATCGAGCAACTCGAATCAGCGTCACGCGGAGGAAGGACTTTGCTGTGGACGTCAACCGTCTGACGCAGAAATCGCAGGAGGCCCTGCAGGAAGCGCAGAACATCGCCACCCGAATGGGCCACATAGAGGTCGACGGCGAGCACCTCTTGGCGGCACTGATCGACCAGCCCGAAGGCCTGGTGCCGCGTCTGCTCAGCGCTGCCGACGTCGACGTCGCGGCATTGCGCGCGGATCTTCAGCGAGAACTGGAACGCAGACCCAGGGTCAGCGGTCCGGGCGCGACGCCGGGCCAGGTTTCCGTCACCCGGCGCCTCGCGAGGGTGCTGGAAGCCGCCGAACGGGAAGCCAAGCGGCTCAAGGACGACTACGTCTCCGTCGAACACCTCGTGATAGCACTGGCCGAAGAGGGCACGTCGACGGCGGCAGGGCGAATCCTGGCGAGCCACAATGTGACTCGTGACTCCTTCCTGGCAGCGCTGACAACGGTCCGTGGCAACCAGCGGGTAACCTCCGCGACACCGGAGGGTTCCTACGAGGCCCTGGAGAAGTACGGGCGTGACCTGGTCGCCGAGGCACAGTCAGGCAGGCTCGACCCGGTGATCGGCAGGGATTCCGAAATTCGCCGGGTGATCCAGATCCTGAGTCGCAAGACCAAGAACAATCCGGTGCTGATCGGCGACCCGGGGGTCGGCAAGACGGCCATCGTCGAGGGGCTCGCGCAGCGGATCGTGCGCGGCGACGTCCCGGAAGGTCTGCGGGACAAGACCATCTTCTCTCTGGACATGGGCTCGTTGGTGGCGGGCGCGAAGTACCGCGGCGAATTCGAAGAGCGGTTGCAGGCGGTGCTATCAGAGGTGAAGGCCGGGGAGGGCCGCATCCTGCTGTTCGTCGACGAGTTGCACACCGTGGTCGGCGCAGGGGCGACGGAGGGTTCCCTGGACGCCGGAAACATGCTCAAGCCGATGCTTGCGCGCGGCGAACTGCACATGATCGGTGCGACCACACTCGACGAATACCGCAAGCACATCGAAAACGACGCCGCGCTGGAACGCCGATTTCAAACGGTCGTGGTCGACGAGCCCGACGTCGAGGACACCATCTCCATCCTGCGTGGACTGCGCGAGCGCCTCGAGGTCTTCCACGGCGTCAAGATCCAGGACGTCGCGCTGGTGGCCGCCGCCACGCTGTCGCACCGCTATATCACCGACAGGTTCCTTCCCGATAAGGCGATCGATCTCGTCGACGAAGCATGCGCACGGCTACGGACCGAAATCGATTCGATGCCAGCCGAACTCGACGAGATCACCCGGCGCGTCACCAGGCTGGAGATCGAAGAGGCCGCGTTGTCGAAGGAGGCCGACCCGGCTAGCCAGACTCGGCTGGAAGAACTTCGCAAGGAGCTGGCGGACCTGCGCGCGGAGGCCGATTCGATGCAGGCGCAGTGGGACGCCGAGCGGCAGGCGATCAAGCGCGTTCAGGAACTCCGTGAGCAACTGGAACAGCTACGGCGAGGCGCCGAAGAAGCGGAGCGCAACTACGACCTCAATCGTGCCGCAGAGCTGCGCTACGGCGAAATGCGAGAAGTCGAACGCAAACTCGCGGCCGCCGAGGAGCAGTTGAGGTCCAAGCAGGGCCAACGGCGGCTGCTCCGCGAAGTCGTCACCGAGGACGAGATCGCCGAGATCGTCTCCGCGTGGACCGGCATCCCGGTGTCGCGGCTGCAGGAGGGCGAGCGGGAAAAGCTGCTGCGACTCGACGAGATACTGCACGAACGGGTGATCGGTCAGGACGAGGCGGTGCAGCTGGTCGCCGACGCGGTGATCCGCGCGAGGTCCGGAATACGCGATCCACGGCGGCCGATCGGATCGTTCATCTTCCTCGGGCCCACCGGAGTCGGCAAGACCGAACTCGCCAAAACCCTTGCCGCAGCGCTTTTCGACACCTATTCGGTTGTGCTGTTCGATGAGATCGAGAAGGCACACGCCGATGTGTTCAACACGCTGTTGCAGGTGCTCGACGACGGTCGGCTTACCGATGCGCAGCGCCGGCACGTGGACTTCCGCAACACGGTGGTGATCATGACATCCAACATCGGATCGCATTATCTGTTCGACGGCGTGACCGGCGACGGCGAGATCAAACCTGACGCACGGGAACGCGTGATGGCCGAGCTGCGTGGACATTTCCGCCCCGAGTTTTTGAATCGCGTCGACGACATCGTGTTGTTCACGCCGCTGGCAATCACACAGATCGAACGGATTGTCGAGCTCCAGCTCGAGGACCTGCGGAAGCGATTGGCGGAGCGGCAGGTTCAGCTCGACATCACCGCGGAGGCCGGTCGGATGATTGCCGAGCGCGGCTACGACCCGGTATACGGCGCGCGGCCTCTGCGTCGCTACATCGCGCACGAGGTCGAGACCAAGATCGGGCGTGCGCTGCTGCGGGGCGAGATCCAGTCCGGCGGCGTCATCCGCATCACGGTCGTTGACGGCGACTTGGCGGTCACCTACTCCGAGTCCGCCGTGGCGGCCTGACGAGAGCGCGAATATGCAATCCAACGTCGTGGCATGTCCGAACTGCGGGACACGCAACCGGGTTCCCGCCGTCGCGGACGGCAAGCCGCGCTGCGGCCACTGCCGTCACTGGTTGCCCTGGATTGTCGACGCCGGCGACCAGGATTACGCGGACGTCGTCGAGAAGGCCGCTGTCCCAGTCGTTGTCGACCTCTGGGCCACGTGGTGTGGACCGTGCCGGATGGTGAGTCCCGCCCTGGAGAAACTCGCCGCGGAGCGCGCCGGCCAACTCAAATTGGTCAAGGTCGATGTCGACAAGGCGCCGGCCACCTCGCAACGCTTTTCGGTGCAAGCGGTACCGACGTTGCTGGTTGTCGAACGCGGCGAGATGGTGGCCCGCAAATCGGGAGCCGCATCCGTTGCGGCACTGAGGTCTTGGCTGGATCAGGCCCTGACCGGACACAGTACGAAGGAGGGATGACCATGACGTCGATCGGTTTCGACCCGGACGTTGAAGCGATTCGGCAGGTTGAGCCGCGCTCGAACGGGTGCGAGGAATGTCTTCGGCTCGGGACGCCGTGGGTGCACCTACGACTGTGTCTCACGTGCGGACATGTCGGTTGTTGCGATTCGTCGCCGATGCGTCACGCACGGGGACATGCGCACACCATCGGCCATCCCATCGTGGCTGCCATGGAGGCGGATTGGCGCTGGTGCTATGTCCACGAGAACTATGTCTGAGGCGGCGTTGCAAGAAACGCCGGATGTCTTCGGGGCCTATCCGCGGCTGAACGACGTTCAGATCTCCACTCTTGAAGCCGGTGGGCAAAAGCGTTCGGTCGGTGTCGGAGACATCCTGGTTCGCGAGGGCGAGCCCTCCGGTCGTTTTTACGCCATCCTGTCCGGGAAGGTCGCCGTCACAGTCTCGGATCCACTGGGTGAACGACGGACTATCGGGGTCCATGGTCCGCGACGGTTTCTCGGCGAAGTCGGTGACCTCGACGGAGAGGCCGCGTTCTACACCGCGCAGGTGGCGCAGGCGGGTGAGGTCCTTGTCGTCGCCGCACAGTCGTTGCGCAGCCTGGTCGCCGAGGACCCGATGCTCAGTGATGTCATCCTGCGGGCCTTCCTGCTCCGACGTACCTTGCTCATCGAAGAGGGCACCGGATTTTGGATCGTCGGATCGTGCTATTCACCGGACACCACGAGGCTGCGGGAGTTCGTGGCCCGAAACAGGCTGCCGCATCGATGGCTCGATCTTGAGCGTGACAAGCAGGCTGAATCGCTATTAGGGCGGTTCGGGGTGGCGCCGCAAGACACCCCCGTGGTGATCTGGGGTGACGAGGTCCTTCGCAACCCGCCCAATAGCGAACTGGCCCGGCGGATGGGCCTGCCGGTTTCCGACGTCAGCCACGACGAACGCGACATCGTCGTCGTCGGTGCCGGTCCTGCCGGCCTGGCCGCGGCGGTGTACGGATCGTCGGACGGGCTCAGTACCGCCGCGGCTGAAGCGATCGCCGCTGGGGGACAGGCCGGCACGTCGTCGCGGATCGAGAATTATCTCGGCTTCCCCAGCGGGCTTTCCGGCGCCGAACTGGCCGAAAGGGCGTTGATCCAGGCCGACAAGTTCGGTGCGGATCTGATGATCTCGGCCGAGGCGTGCCACCTCGAATCCGACGGCGGTAAGCACCTGGTCTGCTTTGGCGACGAGTCGTCGATCGTCGGCAGGGCCGTCATATTGGCGACGGGAGCCAGATATCGGCGGCTCAGTGTGCCCGGGATCGAGCGATTCGAGGGCAACGGAATCTTTTACGCCGCGACATTCCAGGAGGCGTTACTGTGCGGCGCCGGTCCGGTGGTGATCGTCGGCGGTGGTAACTCCGCCGGGCAGGCCGCCGTGTTCCTGGCGTCTCGGGTCGCTCGCGTGTATCTGCTTATCCGCGCCGGCGACATCGGGAAGGACATGTCGCGCTACCTCGTCGACCAGATACACCAGCAACCCCGGATTACCGTCTGCTTGCACACCGAGGTCCGCGAAATCCACGGGGACAAGCGGGTCGAAACGATTGTCGCGCAGAATAATCACACCGGCGGCGAGCGCCGCATCGATACCACGGCGCTCTTCGTGTTCATCGGTGCTGCGCCCAATACGGCATGGCTACACGGTGCGGTGTCGCTCGATGACTTCGGCTTTATAGCTACCGGTTCCGCAGCGTTGTACTCGGCCAACGGTCGAGCAGGAGTGCGCATTGCTCGCGAACCGATGATGCTCGAAACCAGCCGCCCCGGCATTTTCGCGGCCGGCGACGTTCGCAGCGGCTCTGTCAAGAGAGTGGCATCAGCGGTGGGCGAGGGATCAATAGCCGTCCGCCAGGTCGAGCAATACCTGCTGGCCTAGCGCCGACTGCCGCGGTGTGACCTGCAGCTATCCACCGCCGAAAGATGGACCCAGGAAGCGCTGGACCATAACGCGTTGGGCGGCAGCGTCTTTGACGGGCCAACACCAGAGCGCGAGGAACACCCGAATCAGCCACTGCGCCGCAAGCGGGTCGGCGTTGTCCTCACCCAGCATCTCGGCAGCGAAGCTGCTGACGACCGGCGACGTGGTCAGCCATTCACTACCAGGCCCCAGCTGCGCTGACGGCATCAGTGACACCAAGGGATCTGCCTGGATACGTTGCAGCGCAACGATTGTCGCTGTCACAACGCGCTCGGGGCCGGTGAGACCGTCGATGGCGTCGCGCACGGATCCCAAGATCCGGGTGGCTTGGATCGTCACGACGGCGTCGCGGATGGCGGCCTTGCCGCCCGCGCGGCGATAAATGGTGGCGGGCGAACAGTGGGTTTTCGCGGCCAACGCCTCGATGCTGAAGGCCTCGTAGCCGGCCTCCGCGATCAGATCGGCAGCCGCGGTGTAGAGCTTGTCCGCGGCCGCGCTGTGTCTGTCTTGTCCCAGCAGCCAGTCGTCGCGCGGCATGTGTCGATGGTGCCCTGGGCGGCGACGAAATAAAAGCTTTCTCTCACACTGAGAAACCAAAGACCATTTTTCTCATCGAAGTCCCAGGTCCGCCGTCGTAGTTGATAAGCCGGTCGCCCCGGACGAACATGTCCGCTTTTCAACTTTGTCGGACGATGTTGACCCTGCCTGCGGTGACGCCCAATCTGAAGCGGTGACAGTGCTGTCGGACCCGGACAATTTCTTTGGCACCGAGGCGCTGCAGGACCCGTATCCGCTCTACGAACGCATGCGATCCGCGGCCCCGGTGCACCGGATCGGCGAGTCCGAGTTCTATGCCGTGTGCGGCTGGGACGCGCTGATCGAAGCCGTCGAGCGGGTCGAGGATTTCTCCTCGAATCTGACCGCGACGATGGTCTACGGCGAAGACGGGACCGTGACACCGTTCCCGATGATGGAGGCGGGCAGCCCCGGCCACGCCCTGGCCACCGCAGACGACCCGACACACGCGATACATCGAAAGATCTTGTTGCCGCACTTGTCCGCAAAGCGGGTTCGCGTCATCGAGGAGTTTGCCAACGACGTCGCGCAACGACTGTGGGATGACAACCTCCGTGACGGGCAGATCGAATGGATGAGCGCGATCGCCAACCGCCTCCCGATGATGGTCGTCGCCAAGCTGTTGGGGCTACCCGAAGGCGACGTCGACGATCTCATTCGTCTGGGCTTCGCGACCACGACACTGCTCGACGGTGTCGTCACCCAGGCTCAGTTGCAGGAGGCCGGGGTGGCGGCCTTCGAGTTGGCGAATTACGTCACCCAACATTTCGAAAAGTCAACTGGCACCGAGCAACCCGGACTGATACCAGATATGGCTGCTCGCTACGCCGCGGGCGAAGTGGACCAGACCGTTGCGATGAACATCATGCTGACCTTGTTCAGCGCGGCGGGTGAGTCCACGGCGTCGCTGCTGGGCAGTGCCGCGTGGATCCTGGCTGAGCGCCCGGAAATTCAGGCGCAGCTTCGCGAAAACCCAACCCTGTTGAATGCGTTCGTCGAAGAGGCGTTGCGCTACGAGCCGCCGTTTCGCGGCCACTACCGGCACGTGTGGCGCGATACCACCCTCGGCGGGGTTCCGGTGCCGGCGAACGCTCATCTGCTGCTGATGTGGGGGGCGGCCAACCGTGACCCCGCGCATTTCGAGGCGCCCGACGAATTTCGTCTCGACCGGTCCAGCGCCAAGGGGCACGTGACATTCGGCAAAGGCGCGCACTTCTGCGTCGGTGCGGCACTGGCGCGCCTCGAGGCGCAGATCGTCTTTCGGACCGTGCTCGAGCGCACGACCTGGATCGAAGCCGTCGAGGTCGGGGACTGGTTGCCCAGCATCCTGGTGAGGCGACGCAAGCGCCTCCAGCTCAAGGCCACCTGACGAGGCGGACACCCCGAGGCCCCGATGACTGGCGGAGTACATTCCCGAGCATGTCTGAAGACAGAGTCCAGGTGAAAATTGGCGCCGCCGGCGTCGCGACGGTGACCATGGTGCGCACCGACAAGCACAACGCGCTCGATCAGGCCATGTTCGAGGGGCTGACGAAGGCCGCGGAGCGGTTGGCGGGCGAACAATCCGTGCGTGCGGTCGTGCTGCATGGGGAGGGTAAGAGTTTCTGCTCCGGGTTGGACGTTGCCAGCTTCATGTCCGGTCAGGGCGGCACGGGCGTGCTGCTCCAGCGTGAGGACGGCCGACTGGCCAACTTCGCTCAGCGGGTGGCCTACGACTGGTCTTTGGTGCCGGCGCCGGTGATCGCCGCGATCCACGGCAACTGCTTCGGCGGTGGCCTGCAGATCGCTCTGGGCACCGACATCAGGATCGCCGCACCGGATGCGAAGCTCTCGGTGATGGAGGTCAAGTGGGGCCTGGTTCCCGACATGGGCATCACGCAGACCCTGCCGAGGCTGCTGCCCATCGATGTGGCAAAGGAGCTGACCTTCAGCGGCCGAATAGTCTCGGGGACTGAGGCTTTGGCGCTCGGCTTGGTCACCCGCACCAGCGAGGACCCGCTCGCGGCGGCGCTCGCGCTTGCGGAGGAGATCGCGCAGAAGTCTCCCGACGCCGTGCGGGCCGCGAAGCGCCTGTACGACGAAACCTGGGTCAGCGATGACGCCGCCGGGGCGCTCAAACTCGAATCCGAACTCCAGACCGGACTGATCGGCAAGCCCAACCAGGTCGCCGCCGTGGTGGCCGGAATGTCGGGGGAGCAGCCGATCTTCGTCGACCCGGTTTAGGCCGCCCAGCAAACCATCCACTCGGCAAAAGCGCCCCAATATGGGCATTTTCTGGCACGCTCGGTGAATCGATCTGCGAGCCAGGGAGGTCGTGGGGGCATGACCGTTCGTCGACGACTGCTGGGTGCCGGACTGCTGCTCCTCCCGCTCGTCGTCGGCATTGCGCTCGCGCTAGAACTGACCTTGCGTTGGGGCGGCGAAGGCGTGGTCCGCGCCGTCGACAGTCTGACGCTGGTGGCGTCGTCGATCTACGCGACGGCATGGGCGGTCTTTGCCGCCCGGTGTGCTGCCGGGGCCGGCCGCAGAGCCTGGACGTTGCTGTCGGTCGCGCTTGGCGTCGGAGCGGCCGGAAACGTGATCTGGGCTCTGCACCTAGGTCTGCTGCAAGACAAGCCCTTTCCGGCCTCACCGGGCCTTTGGTATCTGGCGTGCACGCTGCTCATGGCGGGGGCCTTGACGTTCTTTCCGGCCGGACCGCTGAGGGGGTCGCGGTTGCGCAACGTCCTGGACGGCATCACGGCCGGACTATGCCTGCTGCTGTTGATGTGGATAGTCGCGTTACACAGTGTCTACGACACCTACGCCGCGAATCGAGACGTGCCAGTTCTCAGAGTGCTGCTTCCGATCGGCGACCTGACGGTTCTGACCACGGTGGTACTGATCACCGGGCGTGCCGAACCGCGATATCGACGCGAGCTGTGGCTGCTCGGCGCCGCCATACTGTTGTTGACCGCCACCAATACCGGCTACGTCAGCCTCATTGCGAGCGGCCGATTCCATGCCGGTAGCCTGCTCGATCTTGGCTGGTTCGCCGCCTCGATCGCGTTCGCCGCCGCGGCACAAATGAGTCGTCGTTCTTCCTCGACTCACCGACCCGAAACGGTCTCGTCGAATACGTCGTTGTGGCTGCCGTATGTGCCGTTGTTGTTGGCCGGCACCGTGGGACCGGCGATCGTCATGTCGGGTTTTGAGTCGTTGCTCGTGCCGCTCCTGATGATCAGCGTGGTCTCGCGGCAGGTGGTGGCCGCCGCGGAGACCCGACGGCTGCTGGCCGACGCGGCTCAGCAAGCGCTGCGCGACCCATTGACCGGCCTACCCAACCGCACGCTGTTCCACGACCGACTCACCCACGCCTTGACCCTTCGTCAGCGCGACGAACGATCGGTTGCCGTCGTATCGATCGACATCGATGACTTCAAGCTGGTCAACGACAGCCTGGGCCACCCGGTGGCCGACAACGTTCTCGTGAGGGTCGGACAACGCATCGCCGACAGCGTCCGTCCCGGCGACACGGTCGCACGGCTAGGCGGTGACGAGTTCGCTCTCTTGCTCGAGGGGCCGGAGGACCAGTCCTACGTGGTCGCGGGCCGCGTCGTCGAGGCCTTCGAACAGCCACTTTTCATCGCGGGGGAAACGATCCTCGTGCGTCCCAGCGTCGGCATTGCCCTGGCGTCGCCTGACGAGCCCGATATTGCACCGCACCTGCTGCTGAAGCGGGCCGACATGGCGATGTACGCCGCCAAGCGCTCGCGCTCGTCGGGCATGCATTCTTTCAGCCCCGATATGGAACTGGCCGTGCCTGACGTCACGGAGCGGGCCGGTCGCGCTGCCGACCGGCCCGCCGCCGACGGCGCTGCGCAGATTCGCCTGCTGGGAGAGTTGCGCCGAGCCATCGATCACGCCGAATTGACCTTGGTGTACCAACCGAAGATTCATCTACGCTCTGGCCGGGTCGTAGGGCTGGAGGCGTTGTTGCGTTGGCCGCATCCGGAACTGGGCGAGTTGCGGCCGGATACGTTCATGGGCCTTGTGCGACAGCACGGGCTGATGCGGCAAGTGACTGAGTTGGTCGTAACCAAAGCCCTCGACGACGCGGTGCGGTGGCAGACAGCCGGTGTCGACACGGCGGTCGCGGTCAACGTGTTCGCCCCGGATCTGAAGGACGCGGGGCTGCCCGACGCTCTATGTGGAGCGCTCCAAAGTCGGCACCTGTCAACGGCTTTGCTCACCGTCGAGATCACAGAGGATCTGATCGTCAACGATATTGACCGGGTGACGACGGTATTGCGACGGCTGCGTGATGTGGGTATCCGGGTGGCGATCGACGACTTCGGCAGCGGGTTTTCGGCGCTGTCGTATTTGCGTGACCTGCCTGTCGACGAGGTCAAGCTGGACCGGCAATTCATCTCGTCGATCACCGACGACAAGCGTGCCGCGGCAGTGGTGCGTGCGGTGATCGACCTGACCCACGAACTGGACGTCACCGTGGTAGCCGAGGGCATCGAGGACGCCGCCACCGCGGACTGGCTGCGCGAGCACGGCTGCGACATCGGTCAGGGTTATCACATCGGTGCACCCGTCGCCGCCTCGATGGTCCCGCAGCTCATCGGCGCCCAGGCTCGATAATCCGATTGTGGCGGCAGCGCTGGCGAGTCCCGGGTTGGTCGGCGTGACGGTGGCTGCGGCATAGGTCTTTCGGGCGGGAAATAATCATCCGCGCAGGCGCGTTCGGATGCTGCGAGCGCCAGAAGCGTTGTACGTCACAACATATCGAATCGTGTGGGAGCGCGGACGTGCCCGAGTTCGAGCCGGATATCCTGACCGAGGGTCTCGATGTCGTCTTTTGCGGACTCAACTATGCCGCGAGCGCCGTCAAGGACGGCTATCACTTCTCGCATCGGAACAACCGTTTTTGGCCCGTGCTGCATCTTGCCGGTTTCACAGATTGCCGCCTCCAGCCCGCCGATCAACGCCGATTGCTTGACTACGGGTGCGGCGTGACGGCGGTGGTACAGCGACCGACGTCATCCGCCAGCGAGGTGTCACCCGTCGAGTTCCGAACCGCTCGGCCGCAATTCGAGTCGAAGATCCGCCGCTACGAGCCTCGTATGATCGCCTTCCTGGGTAAGCGAGCGCTGGCCTGCATGCTCGGCACTCCCGACGTGCCGTGGGGGAGGTTTGCCCCGGGCTTCGCCGGAACGCCGGCATGGGTACTGCCCAATCCAAGTGGTGCGAACATCGGCTTCTCGATCGAAGAACTCGTCGCCGCGTATCGCGAACTGCGCCGAGAACTTTCGAGCATGACGGGCGCGCGATGACCGGTTCGCCTACCCGTAAGATTGATCGGACATGAGAAGACGAGTCTTCCTGCCTGTGGTCGCCACGACCGTGCTCGTAGTAGCGCTGCTGTGGGTCTGGTACAACTCCGGGCAGAACAAGCTGCAGCGGTGCGTGAAAGCCCAGTCGGATCACTTCTATTCGACCAGCGAGGGCCAGGAGCTGCACCGTCATGGGACGGATCCGCCTACCGAGCTCTTTGTCCTGGAATGTAACCAACTCGGTATCCACTGACGCGCGCGTAGATCAGGCGTTCGAGCTCAGCTCTCAGCGATTTCTCAGCGGAACTGTCGTATTCATAGTCCCGACAGTTAGCCAAAGACCGAGGATGAATCGCGATGAGCGGGGCCACGACGCGCCAGTTGACGAAGGTGCCGGCGGTCACGCTGGGCGTGGTCACCGTCCAGCCACAACACATCCAGGTCTGGCCACGTAGCGTGCCGTCAGTGTCAGGGTGAGGTGCCGCAGGAGGTTGCGGTGGTTGGATCCTGATCACCTGGTGTCTGGCTCATAGCCTGCCTGCCGCCTTCGGTTGGCGTTCATGCGTTTTGCCGGCACCGGGTGTGAAGGACCGGCCGGCGTGACTTGATAGGAGCGTGGCACCGCCCCCACTGAGGTTTGTCCGCCGACCGGCCCAACCGTCACCTCACAGTGAAGGAGGCAACCCCTATGGTTGTTGTTGGAGCCGATGTTCACAAGCACACCCATACCTTTGTTGCTGTCGACGAGGTGGGGCGCAAGCTCGGCGAGAAGACTGTCAGAGCGGTCACTGCCGGGCATGCTGAGGCGGTGATGTGGGCCCGGGAACGCTTTGGCGCCGAGGTGGTGTGGGCAATCGAGGATTGCCGGCATTTGTCAGCGCGCCTGGAACGCGACTTGCTGGGTTCTGGCCAAAAGGTGGTGCGAGTACCACCGAAGTTAATGGCCCAAACCCGTGCGTCGGCACGGACCCGGGGCAAGTCTGACCCGATCGATGCGCTCGCAGTTGCGCGGGGATTCCTGCGTGAACCCGATCTGCCGGTAGCGTCCCATGATGAGGTGTCCCGCGAGCTGAAGCTGCTGGTGGATCGCCGGGAAGTTCTTGTGGCACAACGGACTGCAACGATCAACCGGTTGCGCTGGCGAGTTCATG
This genomic stretch from Mycobacterium paraterrae harbors:
- the mug gene encoding G/U mismatch-specific DNA glycosylase, yielding MPEFEPDILTEGLDVVFCGLNYAASAVKDGYHFSHRNNRFWPVLHLAGFTDCRLQPADQRRLLDYGCGVTAVVQRPTSSASEVSPVEFRTARPQFESKIRRYEPRMIAFLGKRALACMLGTPDVPWGRFAPGFAGTPAWVLPNPSGANIGFSIEELVAAYRELRRELSSMTGAR